The Pueribacillus theae genomic interval TCAACGGAGGTACGTAAACAGCTTCTTGATCAATTGGGAGAAATGGATAAGAGGGTTGAGTCGTTGGAATTAATAATGGCTTCAGCGCAAGAGACATTAGGCAATACAAACGAACATTTAAGGTCATCAATGGAACAATTTGCTGAACATATGTATCAAGGATTGGATCGTACTTTTAATCAATTTGACAAAGAATTATCTACAGCAGTTCAACATCTTTCCCGTGGGGTCGGGGCTATACAGGAGGGAATTGTTGATTTACCGGATGAAATCGATAAGTTTAGCCATTCCGTTAAAGAGCTAAATAAGCAAGCGGAAATGTTGATAAAACAATCATCCTAGGATGTGGTGAAAAGTGCCAAGGGGATATAGGAACAATAAAAGATATATAGCACAAATAGAAGATGAAGATAAAAGCAGTTTTTGGATGTCATATTCTGATTTAATGTCAGCATTGCTTCTTTTATTTGCACTGTTTTTAATGATAAGCTTAATGGTTAACCAGGAATCCATTGAAAAAAAAGACCAAATGATTGAAGAAGTGATTGGAGTAAAGACAAGAATCATCCAAGAATTAATTGAAGCGTTTAAAGGCTCTAATCATGAATTAGAAGTTGATCCGCAAACAGGAGCAATTAGTTTTTCGGGTGGCGTGTTTTTTGACTCAAACAGCAGCAGTGTATCAGAGAGTGGTAGGAATGAGCTTGAAGAATTTATTCCAGTGTATATTGGAATCCTTCTTTCTGATCAATTTAGAGATGAAATTTCACAAATTATTATTGAAGGGCACACTGATACTGTTGGAGGATATCTCTTTAACCTTAGGCTTTCACAAAATAGAGCACTTGCTGTTGCAGAGGAAATCTTTAGTAAAGACTTCCCTAACTTTGCCGAAAGGGAATATTTAAAACAAGTGATTACTGCAAACGGACGGTCATATAGTATTCCATTATTGGATAATAAAGGGCAAATAGATCTAGCTAAATCGCGACGGGTAGAATTCAAATTTCGATTAAAAGATGATGAAGTTATTGAGGAAATTCAAAAGATGGTGAAACAAAATGAGCACTGACCTTATATTCCGCCCATTCTCTTTTTATCCCGGCCAGTTGATGGAAACCCGAATGGAAGTAGAAAAAAAGTATAAGGATGTAGAAAGTAAAATTTTGGCTGGCCGAATAAAGAATCGTTTGCCAAAGCTGCTTGAGCAAATTAGAGCATTGCCCAATGGCCCTGAAGCCATTAAAGAATTTGCAAATAGAATTTCTAAGCTAGATATTCGCATGCTTGCCTACGAATATCCTTTTCATCAAGAAGAAGAACAGACGATAGAAAAAATCATTAGTATTTTAATGGCTGGATATATACGAGAGGTAGGAAGAGTAGCCTGGAAGCTGTTTCAGAATGAAGTGAATGATAAAGGATTATTAAAGCTTTTGTCTTTTATTTTTAAGAGTGAAGATGAAACATTTTTAGGGCTGGATCAAGATTCTAGACGCCAAATAAATCAAGCTGTTTATAGTGGCGACATAATAAAGGAACTGCCACAGTTTCTATTAAAGGCAAATGAAAAAGCAAGTATCCTTTTAAAAAGATGGAAGGTTAAAAATGACAGTTATTTGGAAAGGGAACTAATTAAAAGGATGCTTCTTAAAGGTTTATCTGAAACATTTATCATTCAACGAGAAAGTCCCGATCAAATGGTTGTCTATCTCAGTCAATACACATTACAAGAATATCAAGAAATGATTAAAAACTACTTAGAGGCTAGAACTTATGAACAATTTGATAATGAAATTTTAATCCAAGCATTGGATAACTTAGGCGATCCCAGAACTAATCAAAGATCATGGAAGTTCATTTCTGAAAGTTCTTTAAAAGAAGTTAATCACTGGCTTACTCAAAATAAATTAAAACATTTTTTTGAGCAAGACCGTAATAACGAGCGTTTTTTGTATTGGAAAAAATATACTAAATCTATTGAAGACCTGCACTTTATAGAGGAACCTCAAATTGTTTTTATGGATTTTGGAGATTTTGTCGTTGTAGAGTTTGGTAAGATGGGTGCAGCTTATTTTTACCATAAGGAAGGATTTAGAGACATTATTTTACCTAGAAAAAACTCAGCAGAATTCCGTAGAAGAGGCTCACAGGCAAGGGAAGCTATGTTTAAAGAAAAAGACATGTATGAAATGTATGGGAGAAAACTTTATAT includes:
- a CDS encoding EH signature domain-containing protein — translated: MEVEKKYKDVESKILAGRIKNRLPKLLEQIRALPNGPEAIKEFANRISKLDIRMLAYEYPFHQEEEQTIEKIISILMAGYIREVGRVAWKLFQNEVNDKGLLKLLSFIFKSEDETFLGLDQDSRRQINQAVYSGDIIKELPQFLLKANEKASILLKRWKVKNDSYLERELIKRMLLKGLSETFIIQRESPDQMVVYLSQYTLQEYQEMIKNYLEARTYEQFDNEILIQALDNLGDPRTNQRSWKFISESSLKEVNHWLTQNKLKHFFEQDRNNERFLYWKKYTKSIEDLHFIEEPQIVFMDFGDFVVVEFGKMGAAYFYHKEGFRDIILPRKNSAEFRRRGSQAREAMFKEKDMYEMYGRKLYIHKLDHRGYWHSKFDSHMRHYFRGLYFYQD
- a CDS encoding OmpA family protein → MSYSDLMSALLLLFALFLMISLMVNQESIEKKDQMIEEVIGVKTRIIQELIEAFKGSNHELEVDPQTGAISFSGGVFFDSNSSSVSESGRNELEEFIPVYIGILLSDQFRDEISQIIIEGHTDTVGGYLFNLRLSQNRALAVAEEIFSKDFPNFAEREYLKQVITANGRSYSIPLLDNKGQIDLAKSRRVEFKFRLKDDEVIEEIQKMVKQNEH